From the genome of Equus przewalskii isolate Varuska unplaced genomic scaffold, EquPr2 ChrUn-7, whole genome shotgun sequence, one region includes:
- the LOC103557012 gene encoding antigen-presenting glycoprotein CD1d, producing the protein MRCLLFLLLWGLPQIRRTSEVPQRNFPFRCLQISSFLNRSWARTDALAWLGELQPYVWKNDSDTIRFLKPWSQGTFSDQQCEELQHLFRVYRSSVTRDIQEFAKMLHIAYPLEVQVSAGCEVHPGNTSESFLYAAFQGRDILSFQGTSWVPAPDTPQWVARVIEVLNDDQGTREMVQSLLNDTCPQFVRGLLETGKSELDRQVKPEAWLSSGPAPGPGRLLLVCHVSGFYPKPVWVMWMRGEQEEPSTQQGDILPNADETWYLRVTLDVVAGEAAGLTCRVRHSSLGGQDIILYWEQSRASAGLIAGAVLVSLLIAGGLLTCWFKKRSSYQDIL; encoded by the exons ATGAGGTGCCTGCTGTTTCTGCTGCTCTGGGGGCTCCCTCAGATTCGGAGAACTTCTGAGG tccCGCAAAGGAATTTCCCCTTCCGCTGCCTCCAGATCTCATCCTTCCTCAACCGCAGCTGGGCGCGCACCGACGCCTTGGCGTGGCTCGGGGAGCTGCAGCCCTACGTGTGGAAGAACGACTCGGACACTATCCGCTTCCTAAAGCCCTGGTCTCAGGGCACATTCAGCGACCAGCAATGTGAGGAGTTGCAGCATCTATTTCGGGTTTATCGAAGCAGCGTCACCAGGGACATACAGGAATTCGCCAAAATGCTGCACATAGCCT ATCCCTTGGAGGTCCAGGTGTCTGCTGGATGTGAGGTGCACCCTGGGAACACCTCAGAAAGCTTCTTATATGCAGCATTTCAAGGAAGAGATATCCTGAGTTTCCAAGGAACTTCTTGGGTGCCAGCCCCAGATACCCCACAGTGGGTCGCGAGAGTCATCGAAGTGCTCAATGACGACCAAGGGACCAGAGAAATGGTGCAGTCGCTCCTTAATGACACCTGCCCCCAATTTGTCAGAGGCCTCCTGGAGACAGGGAAGTCAGAACTGGACAGGCAAG TGAAGCCTGAGGCCTGGCTGTCCAGTGGCCCTGCTCCTGGGCCTGGCCGTCTGCTGCTGGTGTGCCACGTCTCAGGATTCTACCCAAAGCCTGTGTGGGTGATGTGGATGCGGGGTGAGCAGGAAGAGCCGAGCACTCAGCAAGGTGACATTCTGCCCAATGCTGATGAGACATGGTATCTCCGAGTAACCCTGGATGTGGTGGCCGGGGAGGCGGCCGGCCTGACATGCCGAGTGAGGCACAGCAGTCTGGGAGGCCAGGACATCATCCTCTACTGGG AGCAGAGCCGTGCCTCCGCGGGCTTGATCGCCGGGGCAGTACTGGTGTCTCTCCTGATCGCTGGAGGCTTATTAACGTGCTGGTTTAAAAAGCGCTC CTCCTATCAAGACATCCTGTGA